GATCGCGACGCTCGGCGTGAGCTTCAGCGGCATGCTGCTGTGGGTGCTCGAGGCCGACACCGTCGAGTACGGCGAGTGGCAGACGGGCGTGCGCGCCGAGGGCATCACGTACGCGCTGTTCTCGTTCACGCGCAAGACCGGCCAGGCCGTCGGCGGCGCCCTCGCGGCCTACGCGCTCGCGATCGGCGGATACGCGGCGGGCGCGGGCGAGCAGTCGTCGAGCGCCGAGTGGGGCATCCGCATCGCCGTCGGCGGCATCCCCGCCGTCATGGCCGTGCTCGCCGCGAGCCTCATGGCGATCTACCCGCTCACCGACGCGAGGCACCGCGAGATCGTCGCGGAGATCGCCGAGCGCCGCGCCGACACCATCGACCCCGTGCTCTCGACCGCCGCGTTCGCGACGCGGTCGGGCACGACCACGCCCCCGACGAAGGAGACCAGGGCATGACCATCGAATCCGCAGAGGTGCTCGTCTCGAGCCCCGGTCGCAACTTCGTGACCCTCCGCATCACGACCTCCGACGGCGTCACCGGCCTCGGCGACGCCACCGTGAACGGCCGCGAGCTCTCGGTCGTGTCGTACCTCAAGGACCACGTGGTGCCGCTGCTCGTCGGCCTCGACGAGCACCGCATCGAGGACACGTGGCAGTACCTCTACCGCGGCGCGTACTGGCGCCGCGGCCCCATCACGATGGCCGCCATCGCGGCCGTCGACACGGCGCTGTGGGACATCAAGGCGAAGATCGCCGGCCTGCCGCTGTACCAGCTGCTCGGCGGCCGCAGCCGCGAGGGCCTGCTCTGCTACGGCCACGCCTCGGGCGCCGACCTGCCCGAGCTGTTCGACTCCATCCGCCACCACCAGGCCGAGGGCTACCGCGCCATCCGCGTGCAGACCGGCATCCCCGGCCTGCCGAACGTCTACGGCGTCGCGTCGAGCGCGAACTCGGCGACGACGGCCGAGGGCGTCACGGCCCGCTACGACCACGAGCCGGCCCGCCCGGGCTCGAAGCCCGTGGAGGAGTCGTGGGACACCCGCGCGTACATCCGCCACGTGCCCACCGTCTTCGAGGCCGTGCGCAACGAGTTCGGCCCCGAGCTGCCGCTGCTGCACGACGCGCACCACCGCCTCACGCCCATCCAGGCGGCGAAGGTCGGCAAGTCGCTCGAGCCGTACGACCTGTTCTGGCTCGAGGACGTCACGCCCGCCGAGAACCAGGCCGTGCTGCGCCGCGTGCGCGAGCACACCACGACGCCGCTCGCGATCGGCGAGGTGTTCAACACGATCCACGACTACCGCGAGCTCTTCGAGGAGCAGCTCATCGACTACGTGCGCAGCCCCATCACGCACGCCGGCGGCGTCACGGGTCTGCGTCGCATCTTCGACTACGCGTCGGTGTACCAGATCAAGTCGGGCGTGCACGGGCCGACCGACGTGTCGCCCGTCGGCCTCGCCGCGGCCATCCACCTGGGCATCGCCATCCCGAACTTCGGCATCCAGGAGTACATGCAGCACTCGGCGGCGACGCATGACGTGTTCCAGACGGACTACACGTTCGAGGGCGGCATGCTGAAGCCCGGCGAGGCCGCGGGTCTCGGCGTCGAGTACGACGACGTGGCGGGCGCCGCCCACGAGTACGCGCCGGCCTACCTGCCGGTGAACAGGCTCCTCGACGGGTCGATGCACGACTGGTGAGCGAGAGCACCTCGTCGGCCAGCGACACGACGAGGCATGGGAGGGCGGGGTCGGCTGGGCCTCGCCCTCCCGCATACGACGAGAACCCCACACGACGAGAACCCCACACGACGAGAGGATGGGCGGATGCGGCCGATCGTGATCATGGGCGCGCAGGGCACGGGCAAGTCGACCGTGGGCGCTCTGCTCGCCGCTGCGCTCGGCGTGCCGTTCGTCGACGGCGACGACCTGCATCCGCCTGCCAACAAGGCGAAGATGGCGAGCGGCACCCCGCTCGACGACGCCGACCGCGCGCCGTGGCTGCGCGACGTCGGGGCGCGGCTCGCTCGTGGCGATGCACCGGTGGTCGCGTGCTCGGCGCTCAAGGTCGCGTACCGCGACCTCATCCGTGGCGAGGCGCCAGACGCCGTGTTCGTGCATCTCGTCGGCGACCGCGACCTGCTCGCGTCGCGGCTCGCGGGGCGCGACCACGAGTACATGCCCTCGACGCTGCTCGACAGCCAGCTCGCGACGCTCGAGCCGCTCGAGCAGCGCGAGGATGCGGTGGCGCTGTCGATCGATGCGGCGCCCGAGGCGATCGTCGCGTCGGCCGTCACGTGGCTGACCGCGCAGCCCGCGCGGCGCTGACGTGCCGGCTCGGGTGCGGGGCACTCGCGGAGCCTCCCCGCGATCCGCCGCATCCGATGGGATGGATGACGACATGAGGGAGCATCGACCGTGACGCAGCGCAGCACCGCCGACCGGGCCGTCGGCGGCCTGGGGCCGTGGCTGCCGATCGTGCTCGGCATGCTCACGATCTTCGGCCCCATCTCGGTCGACATCTACCTGCCGTCGCTGCCGGCGCTGCGCGACGACCTCGCCGTGACGCCGGCGCTCGCGCAGCTCACGCTCACCGCCTGCCTCGTGGGCCTCGCGCTCGGGCAGCTGCTCGTCGGGCCGCTCTCCGATCGGTTCGGCAGACGGCGTCCGCTGCTCGTGGGGCTCGGCGTGTACGTCGTCGCCGCGGTGCTGTGCTCGGTCAGCATCTCGATCGAGATGCTCATCGTCGCGCGCGTCGTGCAGGGCGTCGCGGGCGCGACGGGCATGGTCATCGCGCAGGCGTCGGGCCGCGACCGGCTCGACGGCCCGCGACTGACGCGCTACTACGCGAACATCGCGGTCGTCGTCGGCTCCGCGGCGCTCGTCGGCCCGCTGCTTGGCGGCCAGCTCGCCGCGTTCATGGACTGGCGCGGCATCTTCCTCGTGCTCGCCGGCATCGGCACGGCCATCTGGCTCGCGTGCCTCACGGGCTTCTCGGAGTCGCTGCCGCACGACCGCCGCCGCGCGGGCGAGTCGTCGATCCTGCACGACATGCGCAGCCTCGCCCGCGACCGGGCGTTCGTGACGCCCGTGCTCGTCATCGGCCTGCTGAACGGCGCCGTCATCGGCTACGTGAGCGGCGCCTCCTTCCTGCTGCAGGGCGCCTACGGGCTCACGCCGCAGCAGTACTCGTACGTCATCGCGGCGGGCGCAGTCACGTTCGTGCTCGGCGGCATCGTCGCCGGGCAGGTGGGCGCTCGTCGCTCGCCGCGCGCGCTGCTGCCCGTCGGCATCGGCCTCGCCATCGCGGGCGCGACGGCGACGCTCGTCATCGGGGTGCTCGACGTCGGGCTGGCGGCGCTCATCGCGGCGATCCTCGCGGTGACGAGCGGCACCGCGCTCACGGTGCCCTCGGCGACGACGATCGCGCTCGCCCGCAGGCCCGACATCGCGGGCAGCGCCGCGGCGGTCGTCGGGGTGACGCGCTACGCGCTCGGTGCTGCGGCCGCACCCCTCGTGGGCCTCGGCGGCGGCCTGAGCGCCGTGCCGCTCGCGATCGTCATGCTCGTCTGCACGCTGGGTGCGCTGGGGGCGTGGCTCGCGATCCCGCGGGCGGGCGAGGGAGCGTCGGGCGACTGAGCATCGTCGCTCAGCCCTCGATCGCCTCGCGGATCGCCTGCGTCAGCATCGACTCGACGATGGCGCCGAGCTGCGCGATCGCCTCGTCGTCCATCCCCGGATCGTCGAGGAACGCCGCGAGCACGATGGCGTCGGTGCGCTGGATGGCGGCGACGAGCTCGGTGCGGCGCGCGGGCGTGAGCACGACGCCGTGGCGCGGCGCGAGCACGGCCACGAGGTCGCGCGCCGCGGCCTCCACTGCGATCGCCCGGTCGGCGCGCGCCTC
The sequence above is a segment of the Agrococcus jejuensis genome. Coding sequences within it:
- the manD gene encoding D-mannonate dehydratase ManD, whose protein sequence is MTIESAEVLVSSPGRNFVTLRITTSDGVTGLGDATVNGRELSVVSYLKDHVVPLLVGLDEHRIEDTWQYLYRGAYWRRGPITMAAIAAVDTALWDIKAKIAGLPLYQLLGGRSREGLLCYGHASGADLPELFDSIRHHQAEGYRAIRVQTGIPGLPNVYGVASSANSATTAEGVTARYDHEPARPGSKPVEESWDTRAYIRHVPTVFEAVRNEFGPELPLLHDAHHRLTPIQAAKVGKSLEPYDLFWLEDVTPAENQAVLRRVREHTTTPLAIGEVFNTIHDYRELFEEQLIDYVRSPITHAGGVTGLRRIFDYASVYQIKSGVHGPTDVSPVGLAAAIHLGIAIPNFGIQEYMQHSAATHDVFQTDYTFEGGMLKPGEAAGLGVEYDDVAGAAHEYAPAYLPVNRLLDGSMHDW
- a CDS encoding gluconokinase is translated as MRPIVIMGAQGTGKSTVGALLAAALGVPFVDGDDLHPPANKAKMASGTPLDDADRAPWLRDVGARLARGDAPVVACSALKVAYRDLIRGEAPDAVFVHLVGDRDLLASRLAGRDHEYMPSTLLDSQLATLEPLEQREDAVALSIDAAPEAIVASAVTWLTAQPARR
- a CDS encoding multidrug effflux MFS transporter; protein product: MTQRSTADRAVGGLGPWLPIVLGMLTIFGPISVDIYLPSLPALRDDLAVTPALAQLTLTACLVGLALGQLLVGPLSDRFGRRRPLLVGLGVYVVAAVLCSVSISIEMLIVARVVQGVAGATGMVIAQASGRDRLDGPRLTRYYANIAVVVGSAALVGPLLGGQLAAFMDWRGIFLVLAGIGTAIWLACLTGFSESLPHDRRRAGESSILHDMRSLARDRAFVTPVLVIGLLNGAVIGYVSGASFLLQGAYGLTPQQYSYVIAAGAVTFVLGGIVAGQVGARRSPRALLPVGIGLAIAGATATLVIGVLDVGLAALIAAILAVTSGTALTVPSATTIALARRPDIAGSAAAVVGVTRYALGAAAAPLVGLGGGLSAVPLAIVMLVCTLGALGAWLAIPRAGEGASGD